A segment of the Aythya fuligula isolate bAytFul2 chromosome 27, bAytFul2.pri, whole genome shotgun sequence genome:
GGGCTCGGCTGCACGCCCGCCGGGTGCCCCCgccaccccaaaaccccgcAGCCCCCTGAGCGGGGACACCATGGGGGACGCCACGGAGGAGCTGGACGCGGTGCTCAGCGGGCGGGGTTGGGATTTGGGGGGCACCTACGACGGCACCCCGCACCCCGGAGACCCCGTGCGCTTGGGGAGCAGCGCCTGCTACGTGGTCCTGGCCGTGCTGTTCAACGACGAGGTGAGGCAGCGCCCTAAAAGCGAGCGCCCCCCGATCCTATACGCCCCACAAACCCTGTTTTTTGTCCCCAAAAAGGacggggtgctgctggtgcaggaggCCAAGGCGGAGTGCCGCGGGACCTGGTACCTGCCCGCGGGGCGCATGGAGCCCGGCGAGAGCGTGGTGGGCGCGCTGCGCCGCGAGGTGAAGGAGGAATCGGGGTTGGAGTGCGAGCCCCTCACCCTACTGGCCCTAGAGGAGAGGGGGCCCGCCTGGCTCCGCTTCGTTTTCCTCGCCCGCCCCACCGGTGGGTGActcgggggaaaaaaaaattaagggggtgtggggtgggggcgGCTCGTGGGGTGCAGCCCCTGCTGGATCCGTGGTTGGTggctgggttttggggtcccCTGTTAAGGTTATCGGGTTCTGGGAGCCACAAGAAGGCTCGGGATGGGGGATTGGGGTCCCAAGAAGCGCCAGGACAAGGTATTAGGGTCCCCAAGAAGTCCCAGGATGGGGTATTGGGGTCCCCAAGAAGCCCTGTTGTGGGGTATCAGGGTCCCCAATAAATCCTGTGATGGGGTATTAGGGTCCCCTACCAGCCCTGTTACGGGGCATTAGGGTCCCCAAGAAGCCCCATGATGGGGTATGAGGATCCTCTATCAGCTCCATGATGGGGTATTGGGGTCCCCAAGGATCCCCATGATGGGATATTAGGATCCCCAGGAAGCCCCATGCCGGGCTATTAGGGTCCCCAGCCAgtcctgtgccagcagcaccaccagctcctggcatCCCCTAAAAACCCCATAAGGGTGCATCATCCCCGTGGCTCGGTGCTGGTGCCCCCATGCACCCCAAAAAAGCAGGGACTGGCATCCCGTGCTGGGACACCAGTGCTCCTGGGGGGCTCCATGCACAGGGGGGGCCCCCAACCTCTCCATATGGGGTCACCGGGGCCCCCCACCGTCCCCATACCGAGTCACTGGGGTCCCCCATTGTCCCCATACCGGGGTCACCTCTGTCTTCCCCCCCCCAGGAGGGACCCTGAAGACCCTGGAGGACGCAGACGCCGAGTCCCTGCAGGCCAGGTGGTGGGGGGGGCCCCTGGACCCCCTCCCCCTGCGCGCCCCCGACATCCTCCCCCTCCTCGACCTGGCCGCCCGCTAccgccgcagccccccgcaccccccccaCGCTGCCCCAGGAGCTTCCCTGCGCCCACCTCTGCTTGAGGCTCTTGGTGGCTTtcaccccctgccctgggcacctTTGGGTGCTGCTGAACGTCAccggccccccccggctgcccgTGGTGGCGTGCGGCACCCACCCTCCCCAAATCCGCCGGGGGCTTCGCCTGCCCGTGCTGGGGTTGCtggggggctgcctgcccccGGACCCCCATATCGGGCCCATGGGGTTGTTGGGGTTGCAGCACCGAGCcggggggtccgggggggctGACGGGGTTTGCTTGAATGTTTTGGTGAGCCTCCAACCCCGCGGCGCCGGGGAGGGCCCCCCCCCCGAATTGTGCCACCCCGCTTTCCGCTGGTGGCGCGTGGAGGAGGAGGGTTTGAGGGGCCGCATCCTGCAGCGGCTGCGGGAGGGGGGCACGGTGCCCATCCGCAGCTAGCAGCCCCCCCACCCATCACCCtagcacccaagggtgctgttTGGAgcgattatttttttttttttttggggggggggggtgcaggagctgctccccgATGTTCCCGCAGATTCGCTTTACGCGGTggtggagaggggctgggggtggagCGCGTTTTGCCCCCCGGGTGCCAGCCCCAAAATGAGGAcggggcttggggaggggggagcagagctggaggtgcAGGGGGGTGAAAGtgagagcccccccccccgcaatgtatggggccgggggggtgcTTTGGGGCAGGatctgtccccgtgtccccccctcTTTGTGGGGCGGAGAGCCAGCCCCGGTAGAAATAaatcagctgctgcttccttgcaCCCACCTGGCTCCTTGCTGGGactgggggggtcctgggggtttgggggtgccCCCCAGGGGGGATAGAGACAGGACCAGAGCTCCCAGCTCAGGGCTTTATTGCGTCCCACGGTGCGCACCAACCCTGCGCCCCCACGCGCACCCTGCCCCGATACAAACGAGGGGCTGTAATTAGCCCTGGGGCCAGCACCCACCTCGTTAGCCGGCCGCCCCTCGGGGTCCCGTGCTGGTGCCTCCAGTTCTTGCCAAAAATCCCCCCCCtcgagggctgggggggctctgggaCAGCTCCGACGCGGGGAGCAGGAACCCGATGAGGATGAGGACGAGCAGCGGGGTGCACGCCGTGCCCTGaggggccgcatcctgcccgGGACTCAGCGCCCCACACTTCCACGGGccccccccaaatcctctcCCACCCCAtagggccgggggccggggtGCTGTCCCTGTGCCCATTTTGGGGTCGTGCCACTCGGAGCGGGGTCGGGGAGCGCTCTCCatctgcccccagcagccccctcgCAGCCCGGCCGAGGGAAGGGGGCTCCcggtggggttttggggtgcagcGGCTCAGGGGGGGCCCTCGGGGGGGCCCTTGACCAAGGCGATGGCAGCCAGCTCCTTGCAGAactcctccagcaccaccaccccCTTGAAGAGCATCGCGTGCTCCATCCTGCGGGGAGCACCGGGAGCCCCGTGGGGTGCGCGCACCCCCCCAGGGTCCATTTCTTcgtgcccccaccccaaaaaaaaattaaaatcccgACCCCCCCAGCACTTACTGCTCGCCggggaccagccccagcagctgctggcgcACCAGGAGCAGCTTGGCCCTGAAGTGGGGCACGCGTTGGATCCTCTGCATCAGCTCCCCGATCACCTGGGCGCAGGGAAGGAGAGATTCAGGCCCCCGTTTCCTCGGTGtggcccccccaaaaaataattaaaatttaaaataaaacacccaGGGGGGGTGGCGTTACCCTGACGAGGACGGAGAAGAGCGAGCGGCAGCCGGGCGCCAGGCTGAGGTAGGGGTCCAGGAGGTACTCGtggaggtggggatgggggaaagCGGCCAGGAGGGACAGCACCGAGGTCACCTGCAGGTTCAGGCTGTAGGGCTGGGGTGCACATGGGATGCTCAGGGGGGTGCCAGGAGGtggccgggcccccccccaaCTTTGTAGCAAGCCCCCAGCCCTATAAAAAGGAGATGTGAAGGGGGGAGATGCTCTCTGGatgtggggttttggggtgcggGGCTGGCACCGCGCTCCactgtggggtggggagagcaCGGAGAGGTGCCCTGGGGGGGTTTATGGGGTCGGGGGGGGCTCAAAGGGATATTAATGGGGGAGCTGGTGTGGCACCAGGGGGGGCAGCACcgtggggtgctgctgccccccctgGGGAGCCCCCCAAAGATCCCCTACCTGGTCCAGGATCCGCGCCAGGCGGTCAAACAGCACCTTGAGGAAGCGCCCCTCGTAAAACTGCCCCTCGGGGGGGCAACCGtcgaggggctggggggccagGGGCCACCCCCACGAGGCCGCCCTGCTGCGGCTCGCCTGGACCTGGGGGGACGTGGAACAGAGCGGGGTGAGGGCAGGAAAGGGGGACAAGGGGGgtgagccccctccccaaaaaaaaataccaccctCACCATGCCCAAAGCGTCGTGCACGTAGGTGTCGTAGCCGCCTTCCTCCAGGCACGAGGAGGTTTTGGCCTCCTCGGGGACCAGGCAGAGGAAGCTGGAAGAGAGGTGGAGAGGgcaaggggaggaggtgggggggcacggggacgcAGCCCCCTCTTTTTGGGGAGCCCTACCTGCTGACCACCTCGCTCACGTGCCCCTTCCCCAGCGGGGATGAGCCCCcctggtttttttttcccatcccgAAGCCGTTTTCGGGGAAGCCGTCGGTGAAGTAGggatcttcctcctcctcctcctcctcatcggGGTCCGGCTCGGGGGCGCCGCGCTCCTCGGGCACGGGGGGGCCGCGCTGGAGGTAGCCCCTCGCCTGCAGGTTCCTCAGCAccaggctcagcaccacctCCTCGTGGGGCACCCGCAGGAGCTCCTCGAAGAGCCGCAGGCTGGCCAGGCTGATCTGCGGCACGGCACGGcgtggggtgggtgggggggctgagcagggtgccccccacccctaAAACCACCCCATGAACCTCCCCGGTGCGGGGCTGACCTCGTCGGAGAGGTGGGCGCAGCGGTCGATGAGGTGGGCGCGCAGAGGATGGGGGGGGTCCCCTGGGGTTTCGGGGTGCCCCCCGGGTCCCAGCAGGAAGGAAACGAGGCGCTGCAGCAGGGGGGGGGCGCGGAGCTGCCGCACCGTGCCCGACAGCACGGCCGTGGCGCTGAGGATGGCGAGCTCTGACCTGGAGGGACGGCACGGGGAGCTGAGAGAGGGGCCCCAAAGggtttttttccctataaactgcccccccccgggatgATTTTTGCCCCCCCGTTGCAGGTTTGGGTACTcacatctgcagcagctgcgGCTGCAGGACGCCTCGGAAAAACTTCTCCTCCACGGCCTCGCCGAGGGCACCCgccaccagctgcaggagagggcACACCCTGAGCCCCGGGGTGGGCACCATGtgcttgggggggggtcccttgGGTGCTCCGTACCGGGTGGGCGCCTGCCACGAGCTCATCCAAAAAATCCAACCAGCAGAAAAAAGCCACCAGGCTCTCCTTCCCCGCGAAGTCCCCGGCACCTCCGGCATCCCCCGGCGACCTGCGGGGCGCAGAGGCTGCAGAAACGGGGGCGAAactcccccccccacaccccgggTGGGCAACTGGTGGCCACTTTTACCTCCAGCTGGCCCTGCCCATGGCGAGGACGTCGTCGGGGTGGGCGCAGGGGGGCACGGCGCCGTGGAGGTGGCAGAGGTGCTCGGTCAGCAGCTGGCACAGGGCGCCGCTGCGCACCAGGCAGGCTGCGGCCGCCTCCTGGGGCAGCCCCGTCAGCAGCAGCAAGTTTTCCCCAGCCTTCAGCGCCACCCTGCTCGCctgcgaggaagaggaggaggaagaggtggtgGCAGGAGCCCGGCTGTGTCCAACAGCCCCCCCCTTGCCTGTCCTCGCCCCCCCTACCTGGCTCTTGCACAGCCCCACCAAGGAGGTGACGAGGTTGCCGTCCCTCCGCGCCGGGGGATGCTCTGCACCCTCTCCAAGGGGGGTGCCGGGCTGCTCTTGAGCCTTCCTCCCGTTCAGGATGCTCCTACCctggagaggaagaggatggaGGCCGGGACCTTCCTCCGAAAGCACCAAAACCCCGCGGGGACCccggggaggagaggggggggcTGCGCACCTCCAGGATGTAAGCCAGCAGGGTGGGATCCTGCTGGATCTTGGCGCACAGCACGGCGGCGAACTGCGCCTCCTCCTTCTCCGTGCCCGAGCCCAGGGGGTGCccactgagctgcagcagcttctgaaattatttttggggggggagaaaaggaggcaaGGAGCTGCTCGGCCGCCCTTCACCGCCCTGCCAGGGGTGGGGCTCAGCATTTTGGGGTGACTCAGTGTCTGCGGCAGCACCGGGGCCAGTCCCGGCACGCAGCGGCACCGCCGAGCCCCTGCgcatggtttgtttttttgggggggggtaaACGCGGCATTTCCCAGCCCCCTGGGGTTAtggggggggcacggagcagccccCTACCCAACCCAACATGCTCACCTGCACCGGCCTGTGCACGTTGAGGTAGTGCAGGAGGGGGTGCTGCACCTGGCCCAGCACCCggctgaagaagaggaggaccTGCTGCCTCATCCCGGGGGGGtactggaaaggaaaggaggggagggggtcGGCCACAGCCCTCGCCCCCTCGTTTGGGTGCCCCAAAGCACCCGCCGAGCTCCACAACCCCCCCTCGGTGCGGGTTTGCTGCTCCCCCAAATGATGCAAAGCCCCCAGGACCCCCACCTGGGTTCCTTTCCCTTTGGAAATCACAGATTTTGGTTCCCTctcatgccaaaaaaaaaaaaaaaaagagagcaggattttttccccctccccactgcTTACAACATGGGGAGTCCaagcccagcacccagcctcgCCGACCCATGAGCCAGCACACCCCCCCGCGGCACACAGCACACCACAATTTGCCcaaatttcaataaaaaaatctatttatagGGTTTCTCACCGTCATCAGCAATAAATTCACAGCAGAATTGCTCTATTTAGGCAATAATTACTGAAAGAGGCACCTCAAAGAGACTCATGGAAGCGCCGCGCTGTGCGCCCCCGCCTcctggcacccatgggtgcccccccGGCCGCCTACCTCCGCCTTGCCCAGCGTGCTGAGGGTCTCCAGGAccttgtgctgcagcaggtaCTCGAGGCACGGCCCGGCCTCCCCCGCCGGGTGCTGCTTCTCCTCGTACACCAGGATGTCCAGCATCTGCTTGAGGCGCCAGGGGATGTCGGTCTGCTTGGCGGGGGTGCTCTCGTCTgcggggtgagggggggggacactggGACACGCATTTTGGGGGTG
Coding sequences within it:
- the NUDT18 gene encoding LOW QUALITY PROTEIN: 8-oxo-dGDP phosphatase NUDT18 (The sequence of the model RefSeq protein was modified relative to this genomic sequence to represent the inferred CDS: deleted 1 base in 1 codon), with the protein product MGDATEELDAVLSGRGWDLGGTYDGTPHPGDPVRLGSSACYVVLAVLFNDEDGVLLVQEAKAECRGTWYLPAGRMEPGESVVGALRREVKEESGLECEPLTLLALEERGPAWLRFVFLARPTGGTLKTLEDADAESLQARWWGGPLDPLPLRAPDILPLLDLAARYRRSPPHPPTLPQELPCAHLCLRLLVAFTPCPGHLWVLLNVTGPPRLPVVACGTHPPQIRRGLRLPVLGLLGGCLPPDPHIGPMGLLGLQHRAGGSGGADGVCLNVLVSLQPRGAGEGPPPELCHPAFRWWRVEEEGLRGRILQRLREGGTVPIRS
- the FAM160B2 gene encoding protein FAM160B2; this translates as MLSRLGALLQQAVETREPSVDLLEAFTEHWKGITGYYLEATDESTPAKQTDIPWRLKQMLDILVYEEKQHPAGEAGPCLEYLLQHKVLETLSTLGKAEYPPGMRQQVLLFFSRVLGQVQHPLLHYLNVHRPVQKLLQLSGHPLGSGTEKEEAQFAAVLCAKIQQDPTLLAYILEGRSILNGRKAQEQPGTPLGEGAEHPPARRDGNLVTSLVGLCKSQASRVALKAGENLLLLTGLPQEAAAACLVRSGALCQLLTEHLCHLHGAVPPCAHPDDVLAMGRASWRSPGDAGGAGDFAGKESLVAFFCWLDFLDELVAGAHPLVAGALGEAVEEKFFRGVLQPQLLQMSELAILSATAVLSGTVRQLRAPPLLQRLVSFLLGPGGHPETPGDPPHPLRAHLIDRCAHLSDEISLASLRLFEELLRVPHEEVVLSLVLRNLQARGYLQRGPPVPEERGAPEPDPDEEEEEEEDPYFTDGFPENGFGMGKKNQGGSSPLGKGHVSEVVSSFLCLVPEEAKTSSCLEEGGYDTYVHDALGMVQASRSRAASWGWPLAPQPLDGCPPEGQFYEGRFLKVLFDRLARILDQPYSLNLQVTSVLSLLAAFPHPHLHEYLLDPYLSLAPGCRSLFSVLVRVIGELMQRIQRVPHFRAKLLLVRQQLLGLVPGEQMEHAMLFKGVVVLEEFCKELAAIALVKGPPEGPP